From the genome of Triticum aestivum cultivar Chinese Spring chromosome 3B, IWGSC CS RefSeq v2.1, whole genome shotgun sequence, one region includes:
- the LOC123065269 gene encoding ERI1 exoribonuclease 2 — MAAIMAARGQGLVQDFDFFVVVDFEATCMKDVRIFPQEIIEFPAVLVDGATGRIESVFRRYVRPKHHPVLTQFCRELTGIRQEDVDGGVELGEGLWMHDSWLKAATAGAWSLAVVTWGDWDCRIMLESECRFKGIEKPSYFDRWINLRVTLQEAVRAAGLDWEGRLHCGLDDARNTARLLVELMRRGVKMTITGSLAPPPPIQQKEQQPQLLTSPCGGSSAPSLIQQKQQQPPQPHMISPCDGTSATCFCYCRVPTRGGVVSVPGPMQGKCFFGCGNWTPAMGPVCPYFVWTN; from the coding sequence ATGGCAGCGATCATGGCGGCGCGCGGGCAGGGGCTGGTCCAAGATTTCGACTTCTTCGTGGTGGTGGACTTCGAGGCGACGTGCATGAAAGACGTGCGGATCTTTCCGCAGGAAATCATTGAGTTCCCCGCCGTGCTCGTCGACGGCGCCACCGGCCGCATCGAGTCCGTGTTTCGCAGGTACGTTCGTCCAAAACATCACCCTGTGCTGACCCAATTTTGCAGGGAACTCACCGGCATCCGGCAGGAGGACGTGGACGGCGGCGTGGAACTCGGCGAGGGGCTCTGGATGCACGACTCTTGGCtgaaggcggcgacggcgggggcatGGAGCTTGGCCGTCGTGACCTGGGGAGATTGGGATTGCCGCATCATGCTCGAGTCAGAGTGCCGCTTCAAGGGGATCGAGAAGCCCTCCTACTTCGATCGCTGGATCAATCTGAGGGTCACCCTCCAGGAGGCGGTCCGGGCGGCGGGACTGGACTGGGAGGGCCGCCTGCACTGCGGACTGGATGACGCGCGCAACACGGCGCGGCTTCTTGTTGAGCTGATGCGGCGCGGGGTCAAGATGACCATCACCGGTtcgctggcgccgccgccgccgatccagcAGAAGGAGCAGCAGCCGCAGTTACTTACAAGCCCTTGTGGTGGCTCATCGGCGCCGTCGCTGATCcagcagaagcagcagcagccgccgcagcCACACATGATAAGCCCCTGCGATGGCACCTCTGCGACGTGCTTCTGCTACTGCAGGGTACCGACCAGAGGAGGCGTGGTGTCCGTGCCAGGGCCGATGCAGGGCAAGTGCTTCTTCGGGTGTGGCAACTGGACGCCGGCCATGGGACCCGTGTGCCCCTACTTCGTATGGACCAACTGA